A window of the Theileria parva strain Muguga chromosome 2, complete sequence, whole genome shotgun sequence genome harbors these coding sequences:
- a CDS encoding PITH domain protein has translation MHSGNCDCKAEHELATTFVCLRECLDLPAIRVFNSTTDPNLGGIVFKRYDDRLSPPEVVSDSVETELLFTVPFSQPCDVHNFLVVNESEAVLELKIFTNRPDFDFSDVEATVPTLTLSLPPDFHGSFIHNLNSVKFKGVQDLALYFLSNKGPVKLRYIGLRGRPLQPVKGVVDVTYEVTPTADFNESLSEIQNFKIIE, from the exons ATGCATTCGGGAAACTGTGACTGTAAAGCTGAACATGAGTTGGCAACTACATTTGTGTGTTTGAGGGAGTGTTTGGACCTCCCAGCAATAAGAGTCTTTAACAGTACCACA GATCCGAATCTGGGAGGAATAGTTTTTAAGCGTTACGACGACCGTTTGAGTCCACCCGAGGTTGTAAGTGACTCAGTTGAAACTGAGTTACTGTTTACAGTACCGTTTTCACAACCCTGTGATGTGCATAATTTCTTAGTAGTAAACGAGAGTGAAGCTGTGTTAGAGCTTAAAATCTTTACTAATAGGCCTGACTTCGACTTTAGCGACGTTGAGGCCACTGTTCCGACCCTAACTTTATCCCTTCCTCCTGACTTTCACGGCTCATTCATCCATAATTTGAACTCAGTAAAGTTCAAAGGTGTTCAGGATTTAGCTCTGTACTTTCTCTCAAATAAAGGCCCGGTTAAACTCAGGTACATTGGCCTTAGAGGAAGACCACTTCAGCCTGTAAAAGGAGTTGTAGATGTAACTTACGAAGTGACACCAACTGCTGACTTCAACGAATCGCTTTCTGAAATTCAAAACTTCAAAATCATAGAATAG